One segment of Cerasicoccus sp. TK19100 DNA contains the following:
- a CDS encoding MoaD/ThiS family protein: MKQITLLYFAQLGAQAGRSEERLTSDAASVGSLFAELKHRYGWALPQEKVRFARNDSFCGVDEPFDDGDVLAIMPPMSGG; this comes from the coding sequence GTGAAACAAATCACTCTGCTATACTTTGCCCAATTAGGCGCGCAGGCCGGACGCAGTGAGGAACGCCTTACTTCGGACGCTGCTTCGGTGGGCAGTTTGTTCGCAGAGCTGAAGCACCGCTACGGCTGGGCGCTCCCTCAGGAGAAGGTCCGTTTTGCGCGCAACGACTCATTTTGCGGGGTGGACGAACCGTTTGACGATGGCGATGTTCTCGCAATAATGCCGCCCATGTCCGGAGGTTAA
- a CDS encoding pyridoxine 5'-phosphate synthase, producing MSSQHILLGVNIDHSATVRQARYRENPLDRGRMVEPDPVDYALAAQRAGADAITLHLREDRRHIQDSDVYRMIEMIQVPMNLEMAATDEMVKVALEVKPATVLLVPESREEVTTEGGLDIVTHRSRVASVISAMKENGIATSLFIDPDFAQIDASAELGAEYVELHTGAFANAYYGPDMEQELDKLKHGAVRAHEAGLKVNAGHGINYANIKHAREIPWVHEMNIGHSIVSRSLFVGVDEAVREMKALMNGVYR from the coding sequence ATGAGTTCCCAACACATCCTTCTGGGCGTCAATATCGACCACAGCGCCACGGTGCGCCAAGCCCGCTACCGCGAGAATCCACTCGACCGCGGCCGCATGGTCGAGCCCGATCCCGTCGACTACGCCCTGGCTGCACAACGCGCTGGCGCGGACGCCATTACCCTGCATTTGCGCGAAGACCGCCGCCACATTCAAGACAGCGATGTTTACCGCATGATCGAGATGATTCAGGTTCCGATGAACCTGGAAATGGCCGCCACGGATGAGATGGTGAAAGTCGCTCTGGAGGTCAAGCCGGCCACGGTTTTGCTCGTGCCGGAGAGCCGCGAAGAAGTCACCACCGAAGGCGGGCTGGACATCGTTACCCATCGTAGCCGAGTGGCATCCGTAATCTCCGCGATGAAGGAAAACGGCATTGCGACCAGTCTTTTCATTGACCCGGATTTTGCCCAGATCGACGCCTCCGCCGAGCTCGGTGCGGAATACGTGGAGCTGCACACCGGTGCATTCGCGAACGCCTATTATGGCCCGGACATGGAGCAAGAGCTGGACAAGCTCAAGCATGGTGCTGTCCGCGCTCATGAGGCAGGTTTAAAGGTCAACGCCGGCCACGGCATTAACTACGCCAACATCAAGCACGCGCGCGAAATTCCGTGGGTGCACGAGATGAACATCGGCCATAGCATCGTCAGCCGTTCGCTGTTTGTGGGCGTCGATGAAGCCGTGCGCGAGATGAAGGCGCTGATGAACGGGGTCTATCGCTAA
- a CDS encoding glycosyltransferase family 9 protein, whose protein sequence is MLKPSSLGDIIHGLLVAESIRLQLPGARIDWVARDIFAPMVRACKTVDTVLPFHRGAGLGAFGQLVADIRDEPYDWVLDMQGLARSGIMALFSKTPRNRRVGRADAREGSRWACGKWAKTPAGAEPHAVDILREFMPAMGLKNELLGQLEFAEPEKPLPSLPERYYLLFPGSRRAEKEWPGFADLTEQILEHTDAAVVWAGDVETVGREQWPQQRFLNLTAKTALDALPQLIAGAKVSVCNDSGPMHLAAAMGKPVLGLFGPTSPRRYGPYPLEATTNQVIEAPGGELAKLDAAAVFAQLAR, encoded by the coding sequence GTGCTGAAACCGTCCTCACTGGGCGACATCATTCACGGCTTGCTGGTCGCCGAGTCGATCCGCCTGCAACTGCCCGGCGCACGAATCGACTGGGTCGCGCGCGACATTTTCGCGCCGATGGTCCGCGCCTGCAAAACGGTGGATACCGTGCTGCCGTTTCACCGAGGGGCTGGTTTGGGCGCGTTTGGGCAACTGGTGGCGGATATCCGCGACGAACCTTACGACTGGGTGCTCGACATGCAGGGGCTGGCGCGCAGCGGCATCATGGCGCTGTTCTCCAAGACGCCCCGCAATCGCCGGGTGGGGCGTGCTGACGCCCGTGAAGGCAGCCGCTGGGCCTGTGGTAAATGGGCGAAAACGCCAGCCGGTGCGGAACCGCATGCGGTCGATATTTTGCGCGAATTCATGCCCGCCATGGGCCTGAAAAATGAGCTACTTGGCCAGTTGGAATTCGCGGAGCCGGAGAAGCCGTTGCCGAGCTTGCCCGAGCGCTACTACTTGCTATTTCCCGGCAGTCGCCGTGCAGAAAAGGAGTGGCCGGGCTTTGCCGATTTGACGGAGCAGATACTTGAGCACACCGATGCCGCCGTCGTCTGGGCTGGCGATGTTGAGACGGTGGGCCGCGAACAATGGCCGCAGCAGCGTTTCCTCAACCTGACCGCCAAGACTGCGTTGGACGCCCTGCCGCAGCTCATTGCGGGTGCCAAGGTGAGCGTTTGCAACGACAGCGGACCGATGCACCTGGCCGCCGCGATGGGCAAGCCCGTGCTTGGGCTTTTTGGGCCAACCTCGCCGCGCCGCTACGGGCCGTATCCGCTGGAGGCAACGACGAATCAAGTCATCGAGGCCCCGGGTGGCGAACTGGCGAAGCTGGACGCGGC
- a CDS encoding ribonuclease HII, giving the protein MANTVRKGHPLWRFDRQQLRTSQRPAIIGVDEAGRGALAGPVVAAVALISTDTYENAAFKRQSKAINDSKQLKAAQRDEQFALIADWMEQGWVRVFPGIGSVAEIEELNILGATRLAMGRALEALQMELQTFDDEHGELLNGAASMQRLPQVLVDGKPLKPFRWRHEAVVGGDGKSLAIAMASIFAKVTRDRMIVDLHQEDSRYGFDQHKGYGAPRHLAALREHGPSPHHRSLFLRKLELPKNNATQTELF; this is encoded by the coding sequence ATGGCAAACACGGTTCGCAAAGGGCACCCCTTGTGGCGGTTCGACCGTCAGCAGTTGCGTACGAGCCAGCGCCCTGCGATCATTGGCGTCGATGAGGCCGGGCGCGGTGCCTTGGCCGGACCGGTGGTCGCCGCCGTTGCGTTGATATCCACGGACACTTACGAGAACGCTGCCTTCAAGCGACAGAGCAAGGCGATCAACGACTCCAAGCAGCTCAAGGCCGCGCAGCGCGACGAGCAGTTTGCCCTCATCGCCGATTGGATGGAGCAGGGGTGGGTGCGCGTGTTTCCCGGCATTGGCAGCGTCGCCGAGATCGAGGAATTGAACATCCTGGGGGCAACGCGCTTGGCGATGGGCCGTGCGTTGGAGGCTCTGCAAATGGAGCTACAGACTTTCGACGACGAGCATGGCGAACTACTCAACGGCGCGGCGAGTATGCAACGCTTGCCGCAAGTCTTGGTCGACGGCAAACCGCTGAAGCCCTTTCGCTGGCGGCACGAAGCAGTGGTCGGGGGCGACGGTAAAAGCCTGGCAATTGCCATGGCGTCGATCTTTGCCAAAGTTACGCGGGATCGTATGATCGTTGACCTGCATCAAGAGGATTCGCGTTACGGCTTTGATCAGCACAAGGGCTACGGCGCGCCGAGGCACTTGGCTGCGCTGCGTGAGCATGGGCCGTCCCCGCATCATCGTTCGCTTTTTCTGCGCAAGTTGGAATTGCCAAAAAACAACGCGACGCAGACCGAGTTGTTTTAG
- the mobA gene encoding molybdenum cofactor guanylyltransferase, translated as MPDAMPTLLGLVLAGGQSRRMGRDKASLAWRGRPLWLRQAKLLQQAGMPVLVSHRAEQSLPKFDAGQFTSVPDALTDAGPLAGWLSAWTKHPDSALLVVACDLPLLDLATLQCLVEQRDPTRIATAFHSANDSLPEPMCAIYEPAAKAHFEQAFADDRRCPRKILIQAGEMAKLIQLPNPHALENANTPEEFERLQTLDQHLQTT; from the coding sequence ATGCCTGACGCGATGCCAACATTGCTCGGCCTCGTTCTGGCCGGGGGCCAAAGTCGCCGCATGGGGCGCGATAAGGCCAGCCTCGCTTGGCGCGGTCGACCGCTCTGGCTGCGGCAGGCCAAGCTCCTGCAACAGGCAGGTATGCCCGTACTCGTTTCGCATCGGGCCGAACAATCGCTGCCCAAATTCGATGCCGGTCAATTCACGAGTGTCCCGGACGCGCTAACCGACGCCGGGCCGTTGGCAGGCTGGCTCAGCGCTTGGACTAAGCATCCGGACAGCGCATTACTGGTCGTTGCCTGCGACCTGCCTTTGCTCGATTTGGCGACGCTGCAATGCCTGGTGGAACAGCGCGATCCCACGCGCATTGCCACTGCTTTTCACAGCGCGAATGATAGTTTGCCCGAGCCGATGTGCGCGATTTACGAGCCCGCCGCCAAGGCGCATTTCGAGCAGGCATTTGCCGATGACCGACGCTGCCCGCGCAAGATTTTAATCCAGGCCGGAGAGATGGCGAAGCTCATTCAATTACCCAATCCGCACGCCTTGGAAAACGCCAATACACCCGAGGAATTTGAGCGCCTACAAACCCTCGACCAACATCTGCAAACCACGTGA
- a CDS encoding META domain-containing protein: protein MMRNNLQCLAFLLSAVFALFTCGCSSMNQPDPSGNYVLTSINGEKPTVDGVSMTVKGNEISGDGPVNLWRGTVTDGKLGPMISTRRAGPPEAMQMEHELNSAMDGATMTLDGAQLIFAKDDTRVVFTELD, encoded by the coding sequence ATGATGCGCAACAACCTTCAATGCCTTGCTTTTCTCCTCAGCGCCGTCTTCGCGCTGTTTACCTGTGGCTGTAGTTCGATGAATCAACCGGACCCCAGCGGCAACTACGTGCTGACCTCGATCAACGGCGAAAAGCCCACCGTGGACGGCGTTTCGATGACCGTTAAGGGCAACGAGATTAGCGGCGATGGCCCCGTCAATCTTTGGCGCGGCACCGTGACCGATGGCAAGCTGGGGCCGATGATCAGCACTCGCCGCGCCGGCCCGCCGGAGGCCATGCAAATGGAGCACGAGCTCAACTCCGCGATGGACGGCGCGACCATGACGCTGGATGGCGCGCAGTTAATTTTCGCCAAGGATGACACCCGCGTGGTGTTCACTGAGCTCGACTAG
- the dprA gene encoding DNA-processing protein DprA, translating into MSLSASLTKTQAMLALNGLPRLGPVTLRRLLNEFRDDPIAILSASKSALLRVERIGDETAEIIRNWEKHFDLAREEKRLARAGAAFVAITDPDYPKPLKKIYDPPLGLYMIGPLRPSVKSVAIVGSRRTTLYGRGVAKRLAEDLNKLGFCVVSGLARGIDTEAHQASVDVKGDTAAVLGCGVDIVYPPENIELYKSIGERGVLISELPFGTRASKTTFPMRNRLIAGMSAATIVVESDKSGGSMITARFAMEQNRPVFAVPGRIDQPSSAGCHQLIRDGAVLLTSVDDLIDELAYGGARQTELELPDAAKPSASATAEKRADALKDLNNDERSILEQLLDGDALTRDALAGKTGLPVASVSATLLMLELKRKVGKRADGAYEWRS; encoded by the coding sequence ATGAGCCTGTCCGCCTCGTTAACGAAAACCCAGGCCATGCTGGCGCTCAACGGGCTGCCACGCCTGGGCCCGGTGACGCTGCGCCGCCTGCTCAACGAGTTTCGCGACGACCCGATTGCCATCCTGTCCGCGAGTAAATCCGCGCTGCTTCGGGTGGAGCGTATTGGCGACGAGACGGCGGAGATCATCCGCAATTGGGAGAAACATTTCGACCTCGCCCGTGAGGAAAAACGGTTGGCGCGCGCGGGCGCGGCCTTCGTGGCGATCACGGACCCGGACTACCCGAAGCCGCTCAAGAAAATCTACGATCCGCCGCTAGGCCTTTACATGATCGGGCCGCTGCGCCCGTCAGTAAAATCGGTGGCTATCGTTGGCAGCCGCCGCACTACGCTCTACGGGCGCGGCGTTGCCAAACGCCTGGCGGAAGACTTGAACAAGCTCGGCTTTTGCGTGGTCAGTGGGCTCGCGCGCGGCATCGACACCGAGGCACACCAGGCCTCAGTGGATGTCAAGGGCGACACCGCGGCCGTTCTTGGCTGCGGGGTGGACATCGTTTACCCGCCGGAAAACATCGAGCTCTACAAAAGCATTGGCGAGCGTGGTGTCTTGATCAGCGAACTGCCGTTTGGCACGCGGGCGAGCAAGACAACGTTCCCCATGCGGAACCGGCTAATCGCAGGCATGTCCGCCGCGACCATCGTGGTTGAGTCAGATAAAAGCGGCGGCAGCATGATCACCGCGCGCTTCGCCATGGAGCAGAACCGGCCGGTCTTTGCCGTGCCCGGGCGCATCGACCAGCCCAGCAGCGCGGGCTGCCATCAATTGATACGCGACGGGGCTGTTTTGCTGACCTCGGTCGATGATTTGATCGATGAGCTCGCCTACGGCGGTGCCCGCCAAACGGAACTGGAGCTGCCCGATGCGGCTAAGCCCAGCGCCTCGGCCACGGCGGAAAAACGTGCTGATGCATTGAAAGATTTAAACAACGACGAGCGCTCGATTTTGGAGCAGCTACTCGACGGCGATGCGTTGACCCGTGATGCGCTAGCCGGGAAAACCGGGCTGCCGGTGGCGTCAGTTTCCGCGACACTGCTTATGCTGGAGTTGAAACGCAAGGTGGGTAAGCGCGCCGATGGTGCCTACGAATGGCGGAGCTAA
- a CDS encoding NAD(P)H-hydrate dehydratase — MIYAHPILTCQESVDFEKRLLTGREAEWTAMNKAGRSLGRAALDDFCEVAHMHSRAHRKPRILVLVGKGHNGGDALLAADEIKHLRPEAEIHILPLVEKKDCRTLTRRAWDALESGGKAQVVTQLKIANLDFEICIDGLLGMQFKPPLRDSAKQLLSAVNAHPTIRFRVAVDLPSGLGDPDAFQADFTYATGILKTPAIEPQHANKVGRLRYLDIGFFDELYAGPQQSGEEVLTPDVLARLRNWRPAVSDKRSYGHLFIVAGSRSMPGALLMNAMAALRSGAGLVTAFAPESVAAQLAAQLPEVMWVPWPETPDGGLALEGWHLLREKLPRANALLIGSGLGHELETRKLIEEIVAEAQTPIVLDADALFPSVLDIVAERGPNKGASIITPHAGEFKRLSESDSANYDREALTWYAHKHDLIAVYKGPMTRVTDGRFVHASPFGGPVLARGGSGDILSGLIGGLLAQMPKEAFHAASAGVVWHGMAADLLARERGAVSVATTDLLPYLSTVLRLA, encoded by the coding sequence ATGATTTACGCCCATCCCATTTTAACCTGCCAGGAATCGGTGGACTTCGAGAAGCGCCTACTGACTGGTCGCGAGGCGGAGTGGACCGCGATGAACAAAGCCGGCCGTTCGCTGGGGCGCGCCGCGTTGGACGATTTTTGCGAAGTCGCGCACATGCATTCGCGGGCGCACCGCAAGCCGCGCATTCTCGTGTTGGTCGGCAAGGGGCACAACGGGGGCGACGCACTCCTGGCGGCAGATGAAATTAAGCACCTCCGGCCCGAAGCGGAAATTCACATTTTACCGCTGGTGGAAAAGAAGGACTGTCGCACGCTGACGCGCCGCGCCTGGGATGCGCTGGAGTCTGGCGGTAAGGCGCAAGTCGTCACCCAGCTCAAAATTGCCAATCTGGATTTCGAAATCTGCATCGATGGACTGCTCGGCATGCAGTTCAAACCGCCACTGCGAGACAGCGCCAAGCAACTGCTTTCGGCGGTCAATGCGCACCCGACGATTCGGTTTCGTGTGGCGGTCGATCTGCCCAGTGGCCTCGGCGACCCCGATGCGTTTCAGGCTGACTTCACCTACGCAACCGGCATTTTGAAAACACCGGCCATCGAGCCACAGCACGCGAACAAAGTCGGCCGCTTGCGCTATCTCGATATTGGCTTTTTTGACGAACTCTACGCTGGCCCGCAGCAAAGCGGCGAAGAGGTACTGACCCCGGACGTGCTGGCGAGGCTTCGCAACTGGCGGCCCGCGGTTTCCGACAAGCGCAGCTACGGGCATTTGTTTATCGTGGCCGGTTCGCGTTCGATGCCCGGGGCCTTGCTGATGAACGCCATGGCGGCGCTGCGTAGTGGAGCAGGGTTGGTTACAGCATTTGCTCCGGAAAGCGTGGCGGCGCAATTGGCCGCGCAACTGCCAGAGGTCATGTGGGTGCCGTGGCCGGAAACGCCGGACGGCGGACTCGCGCTGGAGGGCTGGCATTTGCTACGGGAAAAGTTGCCCCGCGCCAACGCCTTGCTCATTGGCTCCGGCCTGGGGCACGAGCTGGAAACCCGCAAACTTATCGAGGAAATTGTCGCGGAGGCACAAACGCCGATCGTGCTGGATGCCGATGCGCTGTTTCCCTCGGTGCTCGATATTGTCGCCGAACGTGGGCCTAATAAAGGTGCCTCGATCATCACGCCGCACGCAGGCGAGTTCAAGCGTCTCAGCGAAAGCGACAGTGCGAATTACGATCGCGAGGCGCTCACCTGGTATGCACACAAGCACGACTTGATTGCGGTTTACAAGGGGCCCATGACACGGGTCACCGACGGTCGTTTCGTCCACGCCTCGCCATTTGGTGGACCGGTGTTGGCGCGTGGGGGTAGTGGCGATATTTTAAGCGGCCTCATTGGCGGCCTGCTCGCGCAAATGCCCAAAGAGGCGTTTCATGCGGCGAGCGCAGGCGTCGTTTGGCACGGTATGGCGGCGGATTTGTTGGCCCGCGAGCGTGGTGCCGTTTCGGTGGCGACCACGGATTTGCTGCCGTATTTATCCACGGTTTTACGTTTGGCATAG
- a CDS encoding molybdenum cofactor biosynthesis protein MoaE, whose translation MFTLTENPINEQQLRASLLRVDAGGFCCFEGWVRDHHLGRGVIRLEYQAYANLATKQGAEVLAAACKQYDLLDARAEHRIGNLSPGDMAVWVGVCSVHRDQAFEACRFIIDEIKATVPVWKHEFYTDGRDEWVDPTACHCDHRHPEKAHHH comes from the coding sequence ATGTTTACGCTAACCGAAAACCCAATCAATGAACAGCAACTGCGGGCCTCGCTTTTACGCGTGGACGCCGGTGGTTTCTGCTGTTTTGAAGGTTGGGTGCGCGACCATCATTTGGGCCGCGGTGTGATTCGCTTGGAGTATCAGGCCTACGCGAATTTAGCCACCAAGCAAGGCGCGGAGGTGCTGGCCGCAGCCTGCAAGCAATACGACCTGCTTGATGCCCGCGCGGAACATCGCATTGGCAATTTGAGCCCGGGCGACATGGCGGTGTGGGTCGGTGTTTGCTCGGTCCACCGCGATCAGGCTTTCGAGGCGTGCCGGTTTATCATCGATGAAATCAAGGCGACGGTGCCCGTATGGAAGCATGAATTTTACACTGACGGCAGGGACGAATGGGTGGACCCCACCGCCTGCCATTGCGACCACCGCCATCCGGAGAAAGCGCATCATCACTAA
- the acpS gene encoding holo-ACP synthase has product MVDPSRIRGPVIGIGCDLVDIERMRDMHERHGERCLEKIFSAAEQEYCMAMRNPYPSLSARFAAKEAVSKAFGCGIGKDFGLLSLSVEKGPQGQPIAVLDELGLTLLRKVGGAEVLLSLTHTSTQAMAFAVIVGGTKHL; this is encoded by the coding sequence ATGGTTGACCCCTCGCGCATACGTGGCCCCGTGATCGGCATCGGCTGTGATTTAGTCGATATCGAGCGCATGCGCGACATGCATGAGCGCCACGGTGAGCGTTGCCTGGAGAAAATCTTCAGCGCGGCCGAGCAGGAATACTGCATGGCCATGCGCAATCCATATCCCTCGCTCTCAGCGCGCTTTGCCGCAAAGGAGGCGGTATCGAAAGCCTTCGGCTGCGGCATAGGCAAAGACTTTGGCCTGCTGTCCCTGAGCGTCGAGAAAGGCCCGCAAGGGCAGCCGATCGCCGTGCTTGATGAACTAGGTCTTACTTTGCTTCGCAAAGTTGGCGGGGCCGAGGTCTTACTCTCGTTGACGCATACCAGCACGCAGGCCATGGCCTTCGCCGTGATCGTTGGCGGCACCAAGCATTTATGA
- the moaA gene encoding GTP 3',8-cyclase MoaA has product MLATAQQFAGKAQASRKNTADARGRLLRDLRLSVIDRCNLRCQYCLPESLFGENFRFKSLNELLSFDELERVANAFIGLGVEKIRLTGGEPLLRPGIADFVARLREQNPDVDLALTTNALRLKRMAKELHDAGLDRVNISLDAINPDAAERMAGRPFSPQDVLDAAETAREVGLGVKLNAVIKRGVNDGEILPLAQAARDRGMVLRYIEYMDVGSSNGWSRDDVITGQEIRERLGTISELTPEKPVTYGEVARRYRYADNGLEVGFIESISRPFCGDCTRARVSAEGELFTCLFATKGIPLRAAIQREDFPALLRDIWLHRKDNYSETRQLTPRTNAQDVPEEMWRLGG; this is encoded by the coding sequence ATGCTGGCCACAGCCCAACAGTTTGCAGGGAAAGCCCAGGCCTCGCGGAAAAACACCGCTGACGCCCGGGGACGCCTGTTGCGCGACCTGCGCTTGTCGGTCATCGACCGCTGTAACTTGCGCTGCCAGTATTGCCTGCCGGAGTCGTTGTTTGGCGAAAACTTCCGTTTCAAGTCGCTGAACGAATTGCTCTCGTTTGACGAGCTGGAGCGCGTCGCCAATGCCTTCATCGGGCTGGGCGTGGAGAAGATTCGCCTCACGGGCGGCGAGCCGCTGTTGCGTCCGGGAATTGCGGATTTCGTGGCGCGCTTGCGCGAGCAGAATCCCGACGTCGATCTGGCCTTAACGACCAATGCGTTGCGCTTAAAGCGAATGGCCAAAGAGCTGCATGACGCGGGCCTCGACCGCGTAAACATCAGCCTCGATGCGATCAACCCTGATGCTGCCGAGCGCATGGCTGGCCGACCTTTCTCGCCGCAGGATGTGCTCGATGCCGCGGAGACGGCGCGCGAAGTAGGGCTCGGCGTAAAGCTCAATGCCGTGATCAAGCGCGGGGTCAACGATGGGGAAATTTTACCGCTGGCCCAAGCGGCCCGCGATCGCGGCATGGTCCTGCGCTACATCGAATACATGGACGTCGGTTCGAGTAACGGATGGAGCCGAGACGACGTGATTACCGGCCAGGAAATCCGTGAAAGGCTTGGCACGATCAGCGAACTCACGCCAGAAAAACCGGTGACCTACGGCGAAGTGGCGCGTCGCTACCGCTACGCAGACAATGGCCTGGAAGTCGGTTTTATCGAGTCGATCAGCCGTCCGTTTTGCGGCGATTGCACGCGTGCCCGGGTATCGGCGGAGGGCGAGCTTTTCACGTGCCTGTTCGCGACCAAGGGCATTCCGCTCCGGGCGGCCATTCAGCGCGAGGATTTCCCCGCACTGCTGCGCGACATCTGGCTACATCGCAAGGACAACTACTCCGAAACACGGCAGCTCACGCCACGCACCAACGCTCAGGACGTGCCCGAAGAAATGTGGCGCCTGGGCGGTTAA
- the moaC gene encoding cyclic pyranopterin monophosphate synthase MoaC: MSKSLTHIDESARPTMVDVSEKAVTVREALAEAIVVFPPDAWAHLRENGYTTKKGALLDVARVAGVMGVKQTSQWIPFCHPLPIDGCKINIEPSDTEPQLIVQCRVKTTARTGVEMEALTGASAAALTIYDMSKALGHGIEIRQTRLLSKTGGKQDFQANA, translated from the coding sequence ATGAGCAAAAGCCTAACCCACATTGATGAGTCCGCCCGTCCGACGATGGTCGACGTAAGCGAAAAAGCCGTGACCGTGCGCGAAGCGTTGGCGGAAGCCATTGTCGTGTTCCCGCCGGACGCCTGGGCGCACCTGCGCGAAAACGGCTACACCACCAAGAAGGGCGCGCTGCTCGACGTAGCGCGCGTAGCCGGCGTCATGGGGGTCAAGCAGACCAGCCAGTGGATTCCGTTTTGCCATCCGCTGCCGATCGACGGCTGCAAGATTAACATCGAGCCCAGCGACACCGAGCCACAGCTGATCGTGCAATGCCGCGTCAAGACCACGGCGCGCACGGGCGTGGAGATGGAGGCGCTGACCGGGGCCTCAGCCGCCGCGCTCACGATTTACGACATGTCCAAGGCGCTTGGGCACGGCATCGAAATTCGCCAAACACGACTGCTTTCCAAAACCGGCGGCAAACAGGATTTCCAAGCCAATGCCTGA